In one window of Tumebacillus algifaecis DNA:
- a CDS encoding ABC transporter ATP-binding protein yields the protein MEALETKNLSLSYGEATIIDSLNLSIPKGKVTVFIGSNGCGKSTLLRSLARLLKPVSGAVLLDGEAVAKLPTKEVAKRLAILPQGPVAPEGLTVLQLVKQGRYPYQNWLQQWSEADEKMVRDALLATGMAPFAEKAVDSLSGGQRQRAWIAMTLAQGTSTILLDEPTTYLDLTHQIEVLDILFDLNRTEQRTIVMVLHDLNLACRYADHIVALSNQKVYAQGKPEEIITTDLVKDVFHMDCQIIADPVFGTPMLVPFGKGRQVKREEAVALAIG from the coding sequence ATGGAGGCGTTAGAAACCAAAAACCTATCCTTGTCCTATGGCGAGGCCACGATTATTGACAGCTTGAATCTGTCGATCCCTAAAGGAAAAGTCACCGTCTTCATCGGCAGTAACGGCTGTGGCAAATCGACACTGCTTCGCTCGTTAGCCCGCCTGCTGAAGCCCGTTTCGGGCGCCGTTTTGCTCGACGGTGAAGCGGTGGCCAAACTGCCGACGAAAGAAGTCGCCAAGCGCCTTGCCATCCTGCCGCAGGGTCCGGTCGCACCGGAAGGGTTGACCGTCCTGCAATTGGTGAAGCAAGGTCGATATCCCTACCAAAACTGGCTTCAGCAGTGGTCAGAAGCGGATGAAAAAATGGTGCGCGATGCGCTCCTCGCCACGGGAATGGCTCCCTTTGCAGAAAAAGCGGTCGATTCGCTCTCCGGCGGGCAACGGCAACGGGCCTGGATCGCGATGACGCTCGCGCAAGGCACGAGCACGATCTTGCTCGATGAACCGACGACCTATCTCGACCTGACCCATCAGATCGAGGTGCTCGACATTTTGTTCGATTTGAACCGCACCGAACAGCGCACCATCGTCATGGTGCTGCACGATCTCAATCTTGCTTGTCGCTATGCCGATCATATCGTCGCCTTGTCCAATCAAAAAGTGTACGCACAGGGCAAGCCTGAAGAGATCATCACGACCGATCTGGTCAAAGACGTGTTCCACATGGACTGTCAGATCATCGCCGACCCGGTCTTTGGCACCCCGATGTTAGTTCCGTTTGGCAAAGGGCGTCAGGTAAAGCGTGAAGAAGCGGTCGCCCTAGCGATCGGATAA